A single region of the Salvia miltiorrhiza cultivar Shanhuang (shh) chromosome 8, IMPLAD_Smil_shh, whole genome shotgun sequence genome encodes:
- the LOC130999820 gene encoding putative disease resistance protein RGA3, producing MTVTSIVNPLHTYELKGLSEEECWSIIKEKTFGKEDVPSEFEAIGTKIAIRCQGLPLAANVVGGVLRIKSEEKWLSVEEKWLSADEGGDNIRKILRLSFDNLSLLLLKKCFAYCAMFPKGYQIIKQELIEMWMAEGFLQADGRDDMESVGEKFINLLLHNSLLQVSKRDIYGNVKKCGMHDLVHDLACSVSSSSNSTGGSSRVRYIILGDNYCGDESNRIPKEMAKSLRTLLIASKADISVNFSDLVTSKGDISDINFSDLVTSKGDISDINFSDLESLHVLHLHSEVKKLPSSIRKLIHLRDFDISKTSIEVLPDWIGEFLHLQTLRVELRWLRKLPSTIKYLINLRHLYINEYTELPMGIGRLTSLQTLTHFPVGDQNGCKIEELGSLNNLKGELRILNLKTVHDKEEAWKANLFKKSELLKLRLEWDRYGRREGGTYDEDVLEGLQPHSDLRELEIYNYKGKRFPLWTEKMSVRDAPQGSWVLLNKLMSLTLWNCNECEEIPMLGHLPNLKSLELRWLINLKCINSSLYGTVNKDTRIVFPALERLELYFMPKLAEWAEIEISDGSEVKLFPRLQHLQIMWCKQLTSVPSHVSSCLEELRIEEIGVECLPADWLLSNSETLSKLYIEDCRNLREISDRWGEEESEGRSFTITSLPKFPRLAFVHIEGVPKLSLETVDAILQGCCHSLHKLYLKGMESWECMPESVQHLTSLYELSLEDFGMEELPEWLGNLSSLKELNLDNCKRLRRLPSMDAMRRLTTLKVLFIEDCPELVIESEATDSEWPKLSHIPSIYIDGSKYGDVEYQYLF from the coding sequence ATGACGGTTACTTCAATTGTGAATCCACTTCATACATATGAGTTGAAAGGCTTATCGGAGGAAGAGTGTTGGTCAATAATCAAAGAAAAAACATTCGGAAAAGAAGATGTTCCGTCAGAATTTGAGGCAATTGGGACAAAGATAGCAATAAGGTGTCAAGGTTTGCCATTAGCGGCCAACGTAGTTGGGGGAGTGCTGCGCATTAAATCTGAGGAAAAATGGCTTTCAGTCGAGGAGAAATGGCTTTCAGCCGATGAAGGAGGAGATAATATCAGAAAAATATTGAGACTGAGCTTCGATAATTTGTCTTTGCTATTACTTAAGAAGTGCTTCGCTTACTGTGCGATGTTTCCTAAAGGCTACCAAATCATCAAACAAGAACTGATTGAGATGTGGATGGCAGAAGGTTTTCTTCAAGCTGATGGTAGGGATGACATGGAGTCCGTGGGCGAAAAATTTATCAACCTTCTTCTGCACAACTCTTTACTGCAAGTTTCAAAGAGAGATATTTATGGAAATGTAAAGAAGTGTGGCATGCACGATCTTGTGCACGATCTCGCTTGTTCTGTTTCGAGTTCGTCTAACAGTACAGGTGGTAGCAGCCGAGTTCGATACATAATTCTCGGAGACAACTATTGTGGAGACGAATCAAATCGTATCCCAAAAGAAATGGCAAAGTCTTTGCGTACATTACTAATAGCATCCAAAGCTGATATTTCTGTCAACTTCTCAGACTTGGTAACATCCAAAGGTGATATTTCTGATATTAACTTCTCAGACTTGGTGACATCCAAAGGTGATATTTCTGATATCAACTTCTCAGACTTGGAAAGTTTGCATGTTTTACATCTTCACTCTGAAGTTAAAAAGCTGCCAAGTTCGATTCGGAAGTTGATACATTTGAGAGATTTTGACATTTCAAAGACAAGTATTGAAGTTTTGCCGGATTGGATTGGTGAATTCTTACACTTGCAGACGTTGAGAGTAGAGTTAAGATGGTTGAGAAAACTGCCAAGTACCATTAAGTACTTGATTAACTTGAGGCATCTTTATATTAATGAGTATACAGAGTTGCCTATGGGAATTGGGAGATTAACTTCTCTCCAAACGCTAACGCACTTTCCAGTGGGCGACCAGAATGGCTGCAAGATTGAAGAGCTTGGAAGTTTGAATAATCTTAAAGGAGAGTTACGGATTCTCAATCTCAAAACGGTTCATGACAAGGAAGAGGCTTGGAAAGCGAATTTATTCAAAAAGTCAGAACTATTGAAGTTGCGTTTGGAATGGGATAGATATGGCAGAAGAGAAGGTGGAACATATGATGAGGATGTATTGGAAGGCCTTCAACCTCACTCAGATCTGAGGGAGTTAGAGATTTACAATTACAAAGGCAAAAGATTTCCATTATGGACTGAGAAGATGTCAGTTCGAGATGCGCCTCAAGGCTCTTGGGTGCTACTTAACAAGTTGATGTCGTTAACACTCTGGAACTGCAATGAATGTGAAGAGATCCCAATGTTGGGACACTTGCCCAATCTCAAGTCCCTTGAGTTGAGATGGTTGATCAATTTGAAGTGTATAAATTCATCACTCTATGGAACTGTGAACAAGGACACGCGCATTGTTTTTCCAGCTCTCGAGAGGTTGGAATTGTATTTTATGCCTAAGCTGGCAGAGTGGGCAGAAATAGAAATTTCGGATGGAAGTGAAGTGAAGCTATTTCCTCGCCTCCAACATTTGCAAATTATGTGGTGTAAGCAATTGACGAGTGTTCCAAGTCATGTCTCGTCATGCCTTGAAGAATTGAGGATTGAGGAGATCGGTGTAGAATGTCTGCCAGCTGATTGGTTATTGAGTAACAGCGAGACTCTCTCGAAGTTGTATATAGAGGACTGCCGGAATTTGAGAGAAATATCAGATAGGTGGGGAGAAGAAGAATCAGAAGGAAGAAGCTTCACAATCACATCCCTCCCTAAATTCCCTCGTCTAGCATTTGTGCATATTGAAGGCGTTCCTAAGTTAAGTTTGGAGACTGTGGATGCCATATTGCAAGGATGCTGCCACTCTCTTCATAAGTTATATTTGAAGGGAATGGAAAGTTGGGAATGTATGCCGGAATCAGTTCAACATCTTACATCTCTTTATGAGTTATCCTTAGAGGATTTTGGAATGGAAGAGTTACCTGAATGGTTGGGGAACCTCTCATCTCTAAAGGAATTGAATTTAGATAACTGCAAAAGGCTAAGGCGTCTACCATCCATGGATGCAATGCGGCGCCTCACAACATTAAAAGTACTATTTATTGAAGATTGCCCGGAATTAGTGATTGAAAGTGAGGCAACTGATTCTGAATGGCCCAAGCTTTCCCATATCCCCAGCATCTACATTGATGGCTCCAAATACGGTGACGTTGAGTATCAATATCTTTTCTAG
- the LOC130997034 gene encoding uncharacterized protein LOC130997034 — MEAAAATAVLKVLVEKLIDLPMKEISQIRGFRKNAEKLAGSLDMIQKFLHNAEMRAITSDAAVKSWLKKLEDVAFDADNVLDEINYHILSKQIKATKPMKAKILSGFSSSVNSIARPRNMAVRIKKINKNLKSIKKEATDLGLVVRLAIANEPTLVDASLETDS, encoded by the exons ATGGAAGCAGCAGCTGCTACCGCGGTCCTTAAAGTTCTAGTTGAAAAACTCATCGACCTCCCCATGAAAGAGATCTCTCAAATCCGAGGTTTCCGCAAAAATGCAGAAAAGCTAGCTGGAAGTCTCGACATGATCCAGAAATTCTTGCACAATGCTGAGATGCGTGCCATCACCAGCGATGCTGCTGTCAAGAGCTGGTTGAAGAAGCTTGAAGACGTGGCGTTCGATGCTGACAATGTTTTGGATGAAATCAACTATCATATTCTCTCCAAACAAATTAAGGCCACCAAACCCATGAAGGCGAAGATATTATCAGGCTTCTCATCATCCGTCAATTCTATTGCGCGTCCGAGAAATATGGCTGTTAGAATCAAGAAAATCAATAAGAATTTGAAGTCCATTAAGAAAGAGGCCACCGACCTTGGCCTCGTAGTGAGGCTTGCCATTGCCAATGAGCCCACTTTGGTTGATGCTTCTTTGGAAACTGATTC TTGA